Proteins encoded within one genomic window of Gemmatimonadaceae bacterium:
- a CDS encoding nucleotidyltransferase domain-containing protein, with product MGTTGQARSSGLAAALFTPVQARVLALVFGQPDRRFQSAELIRLVEGGTGAVHRQLARLAEAGLVTVTRVGNQKHYQANADSPVYHELHGLVVKTVGLVEPLRLALAPHASRIRAALVYGSVAKGSDRAGSDIDLLILSDSMRHDEAFDAVAPAESILGRAVNPTLMSVKHWRAKRSSKGSFVARVAEAPHLFVIGSESDLS from the coding sequence ATGGGAACGACGGGGCAGGCGCGATCATCGGGACTCGCCGCGGCGCTCTTCACGCCGGTGCAGGCGCGCGTGCTCGCGCTCGTCTTTGGGCAGCCCGACCGACGGTTTCAGAGCGCCGAACTTATCCGGCTCGTTGAAGGCGGGACGGGCGCGGTTCACCGGCAGCTTGCTCGGCTTGCCGAGGCCGGTTTGGTGACGGTGACCCGAGTCGGCAACCAGAAGCACTACCAGGCCAACGCCGACTCACCGGTGTACCATGAATTGCACGGACTGGTGGTGAAAACTGTGGGCCTCGTCGAGCCGCTCCGGCTGGCGTTGGCTCCTCACGCTTCCCGAATCCGGGCGGCGCTGGTCTATGGCTCCGTGGCAAAGGGGAGCGACCGCGCCGGGAGTGACATCGACCTGCTCATCCTGTCGGACTCGATGCGCCACGACGAAGCATTCGATGCCGTGGCGCCGGCAGAGTCCATTCTCGGGCGGGCGGTGAACCCTACGTTGATGTCCGTCAAGCATTGGCGAGCCAAGCGGTCGAGCAAGGGTTCGTTCGTGGCGCGAGTGGCCGAAGCGCCGCACCTCTTCGTGATCGGCAGCGAGAGTGATCTCAGCTGA